The Lolium perenne chloroplast, complete genome genome window below encodes:
- the rps7 gene encoding ribosomal protein S7, whose translation MSRRGTAEKRTAKSDPIFRNRLVNMVVNRIMKDGKKSLAYQILYRAVKKIQQKTETNPLLVLRQAIRRVTPNIGVKTRRNKKGSTRKVPIEIGSKQGRALAIRWLLEASQKRPGRNMAFKLSSELVDAAKGSGGAIRKKEATHRMAEANRALAHFR comes from the coding sequence ATGTCACGTCGAGGTACTGCAGAAAAAAGAACTGCAAAATCCGATCCTATTTTTCGTAATCGATTAGTTAACATGGTGGTTAACCGTATTATGAAAGACGGAAAAAAATCATTGGCTTATCAAATTCTCTATCGAGCCGTGAAAAAGATTCAACAAAAGACAGAAACAAATCCACTATTGGTTTTACGTCAAGCAATACGTAGAGTAACTCCCAATATAGGAGTAAAAACAAGACGTAATAAAAAAGGATCGACGCGGAAAGTTCCGATTGAAATAGGATCTAAACAAGGAAGAGCACTTGCCATTCGTTGGTTATTAGAAGCATCCCAAAAGCGTCCGGGTCGAAATATGGCTTTCAAATTAAGTTCCGAATTAGTAGATGCTGCCAAAGGGAGTGGGGGTGCCATACGCAAAAAGGAAGCGACTCATAGAATGGCAGAGGCAAATAGAGCTCTTGCACATTTTCGTTAA
- the ndhB gene encoding NADH-plastoquinone oxidoreductase subunit 2, protein MIWHVQNENFILDSTRIFMKAFHLLLFNGSFIFPECILIFGLILLLMIDSTSDQKDRPWFYFISSTSLVISITALLFRWREEPIISFSGNFQTNNFNEIFQFLILLCSTLCIPLSVEYIECTEMAITEFLLFILTATLGGMFLCGANDLITIFVAPECFSLCSYLLSGYTKRDLRSNEATMKYLLMGGASSSILVHGFSWLYGSSGGEIELQEIVNGLINTQMYNSPGISIALISITVGLGFKLSPAPFHQWTPDVYEGSPTPVVAFLSVTSKVAASASATRILDIPFYFSSNEWHLLLEILAILSMILGNLLAITQTSMKRMLAYSSIGQIGYVIIGIIVGDSNDGYASMITYMLFYISMNLGTFACIVLFGLRTGTDNIRDYAGLYTKDPFLALSLALCLLSLGGLPPLAGFFGKLYLFWCGWQAGLYFLVSIGLLTSVLSIYYYLKIIKLLMTGRNQEITPYVRNYRRSPLRSNNSIELSMTVCVIASTLPGISMNPILAIAQDTLF, encoded by the exons ATGATCTGGCATGTACAGAATGAAAACTTCATTCTCGATTCTACGAGAATTTTTATGAAAGCGTTTCATTTGCTTCTCTTCAATGGAAGTTTCATTTTCCCAGAATGTATCCTAATTTTTGGCCTAATTCTTCTTCTGATGATCGATTCAACCTCTGATCAAAAAGATAGACCTTGGTTCTATTTCATCTCTTCAACAAGTTTAGTAATAAGCATAACGGCCCTATTGTTCCGATGGAGAGAAGAACCTATAATTAGCTTTTCGGGAAATTTCCAAACGAACAATTTCAACGAAATCTTTCAATTTCTCATTTTATTATGTTCCACTTTATGTATTCCTCTATCCGTAGAGTACATTGAATGTACCGAAATGGCTATAACAGAGTTTCTGTTATTCATATTAACAGCTACTCTAGGGGGAATGTTTTTATGTGGTGCTAACGATTTAATAACTATCTTTGTAGCTCCAGAATGTTTCAGTTTATGTTCCTACCTATTGTCTGGATATACCAAGAGAGATCTACGGTCTAATGAGGCTACTATGAAATATTTACTCATGGGTGGGGCAAGCTCTTCTATTCTGGTTCATGGTTTCTCTTGGCTATATGGTTCATCTGGGGGGGAGATCGAGCTTCAAGAAATTGTGAACGGTCTTATCAATACACAAATGTATAACTCCCCAGGAATTTCAATTGCGCTTATATCCATCACTGTAGGACTTGGGTTCAAGCTTTCCCCAGCCCCTTTTCATCAATGGACTCCTGACGTCTACGAAGGA TCCCCCACTCCAGTCGTTGCTTTTCTTTCTGTTACTTCAAAAGTAGCTGCTTCAGCTTCAGCCACGCGAATTCTCGATATTCCTTTTTATTTCTCATCAAACGAATGGCATCTTCTTCTGGAAATCCTAGCTATTCTTAGCATGATTTTGGGGAATCTCCTTGCTATTACTCAAACAAGCATGAAACGTATGCTTGCATATTCGTCCATAGGGCAAATCGGATATGTAATTATTGGAATAATTGTTGGAGACTCAAATGATGGATATGCAAGCATGATAACTTATATGCTGTTCTATATCTCCATGAATCTAGGAACTTTTGCTTGCATTGTATTATTTGGTCTACGTACCGGAACTGATAACATTCGAGATTATGCAGGATTATACACGAAAGATCCTTTTTTGGCTCTCTCTTTAGCCCTATGTCTCTTATCCCTAGGAGGCCTTCCTCCACTAGCAGGTTTCTTCGGAAAACTCTATCTATTCTGGTGTGGATGGCAAGCAGGCCTATATTTCTTGGTTTCAATAGGACTCCTTACGAGCGTTCTTTCTATCTACTATTATCTAAAAATAATCAAGTTATTAATGACTGGACGAAACCAAGAAATTACCCCTTATGTGCGAAATTATAGAAGATCCCCTTTAAGATCAAACAATTCCATCGAATTGAGTATGACTGTATGTGTGATAGCATCTACTTTACCAGGAATATCAATGAACCCCATTCTTGCAATTGCTCAGGATACCCTCTTTTAG